One region of Juglans microcarpa x Juglans regia isolate MS1-56 chromosome 7S, Jm3101_v1.0, whole genome shotgun sequence genomic DNA includes:
- the LOC121240656 gene encoding actin-depolymerizing factor 1 isoform X2, producing MAVHDDCKLKFLELKAKRTYRFIVFKIEEKQKQVVVEKVGEPTQSYEEFAASLPADECRYAVFDFDFVTAENCQKSRIFFIAWSPDTSRVRSKMIYASSKDRFKRELDGIQIELQATDPTEMGLDVFRSRAN from the exons ATGGCTGTGCATGATGACTGCAAGCTGAAGTTTCTGGAGTTGAAGGCTAAAAGGACTTACCGTTTCATTGTATTTAAGATTGAGGAGAAGCAAAAGCAGGTGGTGGTAGAAAAAGTTGGGGAGCCAACTCAAAGCTACGAGGAGTTCGCTGCAAGTCTTCCAGCTGATGAGTGTCGATATGCtgtttttgattttgactttGTCACTGCAGAAAACTGCCAAAAAAGCAGGATTTTCTTCATTGCATG GTCCCCTGATACATCAAGGGTGAGGAGCAAGATGATCTATGCAAGCTCCAAGGACAGGTTCAAGAGAGAACTGGATGGTATTCAAATAGAGCTGCAGGCCACCGATCCAACTGAGATGGGTCTTGATGTTTTTAGAAGCCGTGCCAACTAA
- the LOC121240656 gene encoding actin-depolymerizing factor 1 isoform X1, with the protein MANAASGMAVHDDCKLKFLELKAKRTYRFIVFKIEEKQKQVVVEKVGEPTQSYEEFAASLPADECRYAVFDFDFVTAENCQKSRIFFIAWSPDTSRVRSKMIYASSKDRFKRELDGIQIELQATDPTEMGLDVFRSRAN; encoded by the exons ATG GCTAATGCAGCATCGGGGATGGCTGTGCATGATGACTGCAAGCTGAAGTTTCTGGAGTTGAAGGCTAAAAGGACTTACCGTTTCATTGTATTTAAGATTGAGGAGAAGCAAAAGCAGGTGGTGGTAGAAAAAGTTGGGGAGCCAACTCAAAGCTACGAGGAGTTCGCTGCAAGTCTTCCAGCTGATGAGTGTCGATATGCtgtttttgattttgactttGTCACTGCAGAAAACTGCCAAAAAAGCAGGATTTTCTTCATTGCATG GTCCCCTGATACATCAAGGGTGAGGAGCAAGATGATCTATGCAAGCTCCAAGGACAGGTTCAAGAGAGAACTGGATGGTATTCAAATAGAGCTGCAGGCCACCGATCCAACTGAGATGGGTCTTGATGTTTTTAGAAGCCGTGCCAACTAA
- the LOC121240655 gene encoding probable histone H2A.4 yields the protein MEKKGAGGRRGGGGPKKKPVSRSVKAGLQFPVGRIGRYLKKGRYSQRIGTGAPVYMAAVLEYLAAEVLELAGNAARDNKKNRIIPRHVLLAVRNDEELGKLLSGVTIAHGGVLPNINPILLPKKTDKASKEPKSPAKATKSPKKA from the exons ATGGAGAAGAAGGGCGCGGGAGGAAGGAGAGGTGGTGGAGGGCCCAAGAAGAAGCCCGTTTCCCGTTCCGTCAAAGCCGGTTTGCAGTTCCCGGTCGGGAGGATAGGTCGGTACCTGAAGAAAGGGAGGTACTCGCAGCGTATTGGGACCGGTGCTCCGGTTTATATGGCAGCCGTGCTCGAGTACCTAGCTGCCGAA GTTCTGGAGTTGGCCGGGAATGCAGCTCGCGATAACAAGAAGAATAGGATAATCCCAAGGCATGTTCTGCTGGCAGTGAGGAACGACGAAGAGCTGGGGAAGTTGCTTTCTGGCGTTACCATTGCTCATGGCGGTGTTCTTCCGAACATCAACCCGATTCTATTGCCTAAGAAGACCGACAAGGCTTCGAAAGAGCCCAAGTCTCCGGCTAAGGCCACCAAATCCCCCAAGAAGGCTTAG